Proteins encoded by one window of Nicotiana tabacum cultivar K326 chromosome 10, ASM71507v2, whole genome shotgun sequence:
- the LOC142165016 gene encoding uncharacterized protein LOC142165016, translating into MDLRESVVEVRRVNDRLIFIKLVIGECTLNVVSAYAPQTGLDEEVKRRFWEGLDEIVRSIPPTERLFVSGDFNGHIGAAVGSYGEVHGSFGFGNRNGGGTSLLDFAKAFELVIANSTFPKREEHLVTFRSSVAKTQIDYLLLRRCDRGLCKDCTVISGETLATQHRLLVMDIVIMMKRKKRYAHGRPRIRWGALTTNKAQELEGRLSAMGAWKSSGDASTIWSTTANYVKEAAKEVLGVSKGFSGRHQGDWWWNGIVQEERSANRERYTVARKEAKLVVTEAKNAAFSRLYEELGEKNGERKLFQLAKARERKARDLDQVRCIKDEGGRVMMGESQIKQRWQTYFYGLLNEEGNREIALGDLGHSESL; encoded by the exons ATGGATcttagagagtctgtggttgAGGTTAGGCGAGTGAATGATCGGCTAATATTTATTAAGTTGGTGATCGGTGAGTGCACCCTCAATGTCGTTAGCGCCTATGCCCCGCAGACGGGCTTGGATGAGGAGGTAAAGAGGCGCTTTTGGGAGGGCTTAGATGAGATTGTGCGTAGTATTCCACCTACTGAGAGGTTATTTGTTAGTGGGGATTTTAATGGCCATATTGGGGCGGCTGTTGGTAGTTATGGCGAAGTGCATGGTAGCTTTGGCTTTGGGAataggaacggaggaggtacttCACTGTTAGACTTCGCTAAGGCCTTCGagttggtgattgcgaactcgaCTTTTCCGAAGAGGGAGGAGCATCTGGTTACTTTCCGGAGTTcagtggcgaagactcagatcgATTATCTTCTCCTCAGAAGGTGTGatagagggttgtgcaaggattgtaCGGTTATCTCGGGAGAGACCCTCGCGACTCAGCATAGGCTCTTAGTGATGGACATAGTCATTatgatgaagaggaagaagaggtatGCTCATGGCCGACCGAGGATTAGATGGGGAGCTTTAACCACGAATAAAGCCCAGGAGTTGGAGGGGAGGTTATCCGCTATGGGAGCTTGGAAAAGTAGTGGAGACGCGAGCACTATATGGTCGACGACGGCGAACTATGTGAAGGAGGCGGCGAAAGAGGTGCTAGGTGTATCGAAGGGCTTTTCTGGCAGGCAccaaggagactggtggtggaatggcatagtccaag AGGAGAGGAGTGCGAATAGAGAGAGGTACACAGtggctaggaaggaggcaaagtTGGTTGTTACGGAGGCGAAGAATGCTGCGTTTAGCCGCCTATACGAGGAATTAGGGGAGAAAAACGGGGAAAGGAAGTTGTTTCAGTTGGCTAAAGCGAgggagaggaaggctcgggatctggaccaagtaaggTGCATTAAAGACGAGGGTGGTAGAGTAATGATGGGAGAGTCCCAGATTAAGCAGAGATGGCAGACGTACTTTTATGGTCTCCTGAATGAGGAGGGTAACCGGGAAATAGCGCTAGGGGACTTGGGGCATTCGGAAAGTCTCTGA